One Blattabacterium cuenoti genomic window carries:
- the hisD gene encoding histidinol dehydrogenase, with protein sequence MIQVYIHPPQKTWKSISNRNLQNISYLRSLVVPIIDNVKTYGDIALKAYTRKYDHINLKSIRVSEEDLNKSDIKISNQLKKSIEIAYHNIKYFHEKQLHDEPQIEISKGISCWRKTIPIEKIGFYIPGGSAPLLSTVLMLGIPGKLSGCKNIILCTPPDKNGEVHPSILYTAKYVGITHIYKVGGAQSIAAMAYGTESIPSVYKIFGPGNSYVTIAKQIVSQKGRVSIDMPAGPSEVAIIADDTANPEYVAADLLSQSEHDTESYTILVTPNNQSWINKVKEELKKQFLNTSSKQNIIEKSLKKSKLIILRSLDECLALINQIAPEHLIINCKNASYWGGKVINAGSVFLGNYSPVSAGDYASGTNHVLPTYGYAKSYSGISVDSFVKKITFQKISKKGLKHLSECISVLSSEEGLFAHKKSINIRIK encoded by the coding sequence ATGATTCAAGTATATATTCATCCCCCACAAAAAACATGGAAATCTATTTCAAATAGGAACTTACAAAATATTTCTTACTTAAGAAGCTTAGTTGTTCCTATTATTGACAATGTAAAAACTTATGGAGATATAGCTTTAAAAGCTTATACAAGAAAATATGATCATATAAATCTAAAATCTATTAGAGTATCAGAAGAAGATTTAAATAAATCTGATATAAAAATTTCAAATCAACTAAAAAAATCCATTGAAATAGCATACCATAATATAAAATATTTTCATGAAAAACAACTACATGATGAACCGCAAATAGAAATATCAAAGGGAATTTCTTGTTGGAGAAAAACTATTCCAATCGAAAAAATTGGTTTTTATATCCCAGGAGGATCCGCTCCTTTGTTATCTACTGTATTAATGTTAGGAATTCCGGGAAAATTATCAGGATGTAAAAATATTATTTTATGTACTCCTCCAGATAAAAATGGAGAAGTTCATCCATCTATTTTATATACAGCTAAATATGTAGGAATTACACATATATATAAAGTTGGAGGGGCTCAATCTATTGCAGCTATGGCTTATGGAACAGAAAGTATCCCTTCTGTATATAAAATATTTGGGCCAGGAAATTCTTATGTTACAATAGCTAAACAAATTGTATCTCAAAAAGGAAGAGTGTCCATAGATATGCCTGCCGGTCCTTCAGAAGTAGCAATTATAGCTGATGATACAGCCAATCCAGAATATGTTGCTGCTGATTTATTGTCTCAATCAGAACATGATACAGAAAGTTATACCATTTTGGTAACTCCAAATAATCAATCTTGGATAAATAAAGTTAAAGAAGAATTAAAGAAACAATTTTTAAATACTTCTAGTAAACAAAATATTATTGAAAAATCTTTGAAAAAAAGCAAACTTATCATTCTTCGTTCATTAGATGAATGTTTAGCTTTAATTAATCAAATCGCTCCAGAACATTTAATTATAAATTGTAAAAATGCTTCTTATTGGGGGGGGAAAGTGATTAATGCTGGATCTGTTTTTTTAGGAAATTATTCTCCAGTTAGTGCAGGAGATTATGCTTCTGGAACGAATCATGTACTTCCTACTTATGGTTATGCTAAATCTTATAGTGGAATATCTGTAGATAGTTTTGTAAAAAAAATTACTTTTCAAAAAATATCTAAAAAAGGATTAAAACATTTATCAGAATGTATTAGTGTTTTATCTTCTGAAGAAGGATTATTTGCTCATAAGAAATCCATTAATATTCGGATAAAATAA
- the hisB gene encoding bifunctional histidinol-phosphatase/imidazoleglycerol-phosphate dehydratase HisB, whose translation MKKKILFIDRDGTIIKESPPTYQIDSIEKINFYPKVIYFLSRIVQELNYDLVMVSNQDGLGTDQFPDNIFWPIHNHILNILKTEGIHFTSVHIDKTFPDEKSKNRKPGIGMLTNYLNSNYYNISKSFVIGDRLTDVLLAKNLGCKSIWIKEDHSHKNFTKEEKDYISNVNVDEKDLKKIISLKTDSWKKIYEYLSSITTKKLVYQRTTLETNVKICIFLYGKGRNHIQTGLGFFDHLLQQIAFHSSIDLNIQAKGDLYVDDHHTIEDIGITLGEIFYQSLGDKRGIERYGFYSLPMDESLSTIALDLGGRSQLFWKVKFSREKIGKISTEMFFHFFKSFSLSAKCNLHIHAIGKNDHHKIESIFKCFGRAIKMAIQKNSYDKIPSTKGIL comes from the coding sequence ATGAAAAAAAAAATATTGTTTATTGATAGGGATGGGACTATAATAAAAGAATCACCGCCCACTTATCAAATTGATTCTATTGAAAAAATAAATTTTTACCCCAAAGTAATATACTTCTTATCAAGAATTGTACAAGAATTAAACTATGATTTAGTTATGGTATCCAACCAAGATGGTTTGGGAACTGATCAATTTCCTGATAATATTTTTTGGCCTATTCATAATCATATATTAAATATTTTAAAAACTGAAGGAATTCATTTTACCTCCGTTCATATAGATAAAACTTTTCCAGATGAAAAATCCAAAAATAGAAAACCTGGAATAGGAATGTTAACAAATTATTTAAACTCAAATTATTACAATATTTCAAAATCTTTTGTAATTGGAGATCGATTGACAGACGTTTTATTAGCTAAAAATCTAGGATGCAAATCTATATGGATTAAAGAGGATCATTCCCATAAAAATTTTACAAAAGAAGAAAAAGATTACATTTCTAATGTAAATGTAGATGAAAAAGATTTAAAAAAAATAATATCTTTAAAAACTGATAGTTGGAAAAAAATTTATGAATATTTATCATCAATTACCACAAAGAAACTCGTTTATCAACGAACAACATTAGAGACAAATGTAAAAATTTGTATTTTTCTTTATGGAAAAGGAAGAAATCACATTCAAACAGGATTGGGTTTTTTTGATCATCTTCTACAACAAATAGCATTTCATAGCTCTATAGATTTAAATATTCAAGCGAAAGGAGATCTTTATGTAGACGATCACCATACTATAGAAGATATTGGGATTACTTTAGGAGAGATTTTTTATCAATCTTTGGGAGATAAAAGAGGAATAGAACGTTATGGTTTTTATTCTCTTCCTATGGATGAAAGTTTATCTACAATTGCATTAGATCTTGGAGGAAGAAGCCAATTATTTTGGAAAGTCAAATTTTCTAGAGAGAAAATAGGTAAAATTTCTACTGAAATGTTTTTTCACTTTTTCAAATCTTTTTCTTTATCTGCCAAATGCAATTTACATATTCATGCTATAGGAAAAAATGATCATCATAAAATAGAATCTATTTTTAAATGTTTTGGAA
- a CDS encoding exodeoxyribonuclease III gives MKIISYNINGIRSGIRKGLSDWIETNQPYILCLQETKAFPEQIDTNLFENLGYNHYWFSSKRKGYSGVGILCKEEPIHVEYGIGLDSIDEEGRVLRVDLKNLSVISLYVPSGNDMMKRLNFKFFFMKNFFLHIKKIKNKLNDMIICGDYNICHHEIDIYDPIRNQNISGFLPKEREWMTDFINLGFIDSFRNFVQEDHHYSWWSYRYNARKSNKGWRIDYAMVSNSLKEKMRNAYLMPEVKYSDHCPVVLEIF, from the coding sequence ATGAAAATTATTAGTTATAATATAAATGGAATTAGATCTGGAATTAGAAAAGGATTATCTGATTGGATTGAAACAAATCAGCCATATATTTTATGTTTACAAGAAACAAAGGCTTTTCCAGAACAAATAGATACGAATCTATTTGAAAATTTAGGTTATAATCACTATTGGTTTTCTTCAAAAAGAAAAGGATATAGTGGAGTAGGTATTCTGTGTAAAGAAGAACCTATTCATGTAGAATATGGAATCGGATTAGATTCTATAGATGAAGAAGGAAGGGTTTTGCGTGTGGATTTAAAAAATTTGTCAGTAATTAGTCTTTATGTTCCTTCAGGAAATGATATGATGAAAAGATTGAACTTTAAATTTTTTTTTATGAAAAATTTTTTCTTACACATAAAAAAAATAAAAAATAAATTAAATGACATGATTATTTGTGGAGATTATAACATTTGTCATCATGAAATAGATATTTATGATCCTATTCGGAATCAAAACATTTCAGGCTTTTTACCAAAAGAAAGAGAATGGATGACTGATTTTATCAACTTAGGATTTATAGATAGTTTTAGAAATTTTGTTCAGGAAGACCATCATTATAGTTGGTGGAGTTATCGTTATAATGCTAGAAAAAGCAACAAAGGATGGAGAATTGATTATGCTATGGTTAGTAATTCTTTGAAAGAAAAAATGAGAAATGCCTATCTCATGCCAGAGGTCAAATATTCAGATCATTGTCCTGTTGTATTAGAAATTTTTTAA
- the hisC gene encoding histidinol-phosphate transaminase, with the protein MNKFNLNSLIRKNILNLDPYMSARIEHHQEKNSIFLDANENSFGSPLSFLNSYNRYPDPMQKELKEKISDFKNISTSHIFLGNGSDEIIDLVYRIFSRPEIDHAIIFPPTYGMYEVSGKIHGVDVVKIFLTEEKYQLNLNQLEKVVNPYSKIIFICSPNNPTGNDLNRKDIENIIKKFAGIVVLDEAYIDFSNQKSLSTEIDKYPNLIILQTLSKSWGLAGLRIGIAIASEAIIGWMNKVKYPYNINFLSQEIAIKALENKDLFFFHLKNILAERKYMLESLKEIPIIQKVYPSSANFLLVKINFSSKSIYQYLMKKKFFVRDRSKIILCNNCLRITIGTHEENECLIDHIRKYSIQKMKM; encoded by the coding sequence ATGAATAAATTTAATTTGAATTCTTTGATTAGAAAAAATATTTTGAATCTGGATCCTTACATGTCTGCTAGGATAGAACATCATCAAGAAAAAAACTCCATTTTTTTAGATGCTAATGAAAATTCTTTCGGTTCCCCTTTATCTTTTTTAAATTCTTATAACAGATATCCAGATCCTATGCAAAAAGAATTGAAAGAAAAAATATCAGATTTTAAAAATATTTCTACATCTCATATATTCTTAGGGAATGGAAGCGACGAAATTATTGATTTGGTTTATCGTATTTTTTCTCGTCCTGAAATAGATCATGCTATTATTTTTCCTCCTACTTATGGAATGTATGAAGTAAGTGGAAAAATACATGGAGTGGATGTTGTTAAAATATTTCTTACAGAGGAAAAGTATCAATTAAATTTGAATCAACTAGAAAAAGTTGTTAATCCGTATAGTAAAATCATTTTTATTTGTTCTCCAAATAATCCTACTGGAAATGATCTCAATAGAAAAGATATTGAGAATATAATAAAAAAATTTGCAGGAATTGTTGTTTTAGATGAGGCGTATATAGATTTTTCTAATCAAAAATCTTTATCAACAGAAATCGATAAATATCCAAATTTAATCATTTTACAAACACTTTCTAAATCTTGGGGGTTAGCAGGATTAAGAATAGGAATAGCTATTGCATCTGAAGCTATTATTGGATGGATGAATAAGGTAAAATATCCATATAATATTAATTTTCTTTCTCAAGAAATAGCGATTAAAGCTTTAGAAAATAAAGATTTATTTTTTTTTCATTTAAAAAACATTCTAGCGGAAAGAAAATACATGTTAGAATCTTTGAAAGAAATTCCTATCATACAAAAAGTGTATCCTAGTTCTGCTAATTTTTTATTAGTAAAAATAAATTTTTCTTCAAAAAGTATTTATCAATATTTAATGAAAAAAAAATTTTTTGTTAGAGATCGTTCAAAAATCATTTTATGTAATAATTGTTTAAGGATCACAATAGGAACTCATGAAGAGAATGAGTGTCTAATAGATCATATTCGAAAATATTCTATTCAAAAAATGAAAATGTAA
- a CDS encoding shikimate kinase, which translates to MKIALIGYMGSGKTTIGKILAERLNFDFYDLDAILVEKEKDSIHDIFKKEGELSFRKREHSMLNKILKQKKKYVLSVGGGTPCFYNNIYLLNKYSNTFYLKTDSYTLFKRLFLEKKTRPLISHLSKNELFIFIMKHLSKRVYFYEKSLTKINIYKKSKHDIVQEIVKFVI; encoded by the coding sequence ATGAAAATTGCTTTAATTGGATATATGGGAAGCGGAAAAACTACTATAGGAAAAATACTAGCTGAAAGGCTAAATTTTGATTTTTACGATTTGGATGCTATTCTTGTTGAAAAGGAAAAAGATTCTATTCATGATATTTTTAAAAAAGAAGGAGAACTTTCTTTCAGAAAGAGGGAACACTCTATGTTAAATAAAATTTTAAAACAAAAAAAAAAATATGTTTTATCAGTTGGAGGAGGGACTCCCTGTTTTTATAATAATATTTATTTGCTAAATAAATATTCAAATACATTTTATTTAAAAACTGATAGTTATACTTTATTTAAAAGATTATTTTTAGAAAAAAAAACAAGACCTCTAATTTCTCATTTGTCTAAAAATGAATTGTTCATATTTATTATGAAACATTTATCGAAAAGGGTATATTTTTATGAAAAATCTTTAACAAAAATAAATATATACAAAAAATCTAAACACGATATAGTTCAAGAAATCGTTAAATTTGTTATTTAA
- the hisG gene encoding ATP phosphoribosyltransferase, whose product MDKLKIAIQKSGRLYDDSIKLLKDCSIEVNIGIDKLKTTALNFPLEILFLRDDDIPQYLEDGVADIGIVGKNVLLEKRKRIRIKEPLGFGKCRLAIAVPKSLSYNEINDLDGKRIATSYPFLVKEFFKKRYINAEIHEISGAVEIAPGIGLADCICDLVSSGSTLFMNGLKEVETVLQSEAVLASHLHLGIPQNTIMEKLLFRIRAVRKAKNNKYILLNVPNEKLEKIISYLPGIKSPVILPLANSECSSVHSVVNENDFWGIIENLKSLGAQDILVLPIEKIIL is encoded by the coding sequence ATGGATAAACTTAAAATAGCAATTCAAAAATCGGGTCGTCTTTATGACGATTCTATAAAATTACTCAAAGATTGTAGCATTGAAGTTAACATTGGAATAGATAAGTTAAAAACAACGGCTCTTAATTTTCCCCTAGAAATACTTTTTCTTAGAGACGATGATATTCCTCAATATTTAGAAGACGGAGTAGCAGATATAGGAATTGTGGGAAAAAATGTTCTTTTAGAAAAAAGAAAAAGGATAAGAATCAAAGAGCCTTTGGGTTTTGGAAAATGTAGACTGGCTATTGCCGTGCCTAAGTCTCTCTCTTACAATGAAATTAATGATTTGGATGGAAAACGTATTGCAACAAGTTATCCTTTTTTAGTTAAAGAATTTTTTAAAAAAAGATATATAAATGCAGAAATTCATGAAATATCTGGAGCAGTAGAAATAGCTCCAGGAATAGGGTTAGCAGATTGTATCTGTGATTTAGTAAGTAGCGGGTCTACACTTTTTATGAACGGATTAAAAGAAGTAGAAACTGTGCTTCAATCTGAAGCTGTATTAGCTTCACACTTGCACTTAGGTATCCCACAAAATACTATAATGGAAAAATTGTTATTTCGAATTAGAGCTGTAAGAAAGGCTAAAAATAATAAATATATTTTGTTGAACGTCCCTAATGAAAAATTAGAAAAAATAATATCTTATCTTCCAGGAATTAAAAGTCCAGTTATTCTGCCTTTAGCAAATTCAGAATGTAGTTCCGTGCATTCTGTCGTAAATGAAAATGATTTTTGGGGAATCATAGAAAATTTAAAATCACTTGGAGCTCAGGATATATTGGTACTTCCCATAGAAAAAATTATACTATAA